The Sulfurimonas hydrogeniphila genome includes a window with the following:
- a CDS encoding DarT1-associated NADAR antitoxin family protein encodes MAKRPIFVPTNDKNELFKEIEIDFKYYNGFAISQKSKCITSLHESAAKEGYENILEVSTKSSEKLGHRLSAFNLMLETDDYGTISIESAFQGSKVFENGGPYHDIYTKDSLNAKRDERIKTSGNLQCFKFEGVTWELEPKSAFYDWIYIKALLPHMEYIKENLAQYDAFSDIEFNPKKSINCQARTCAILVSLIKMNLLNDAIKSPAEFNRIVYRNNGKQATFNFE; translated from the coding sequence GTGGCTAAAAGACCAATATTTGTACCAACAAATGATAAAAATGAGTTGTTTAAAGAGATAGAGATAGATTTTAAATATTATAATGGTTTTGCGATCTCTCAAAAATCTAAATGTATTACTTCTTTGCATGAAAGTGCTGCAAAAGAAGGTTATGAAAATATACTTGAAGTATCTACAAAATCAAGTGAAAAACTTGGGCATAGACTGAGTGCGTTTAATTTGATGCTAGAAACTGATGACTATGGAACTATTAGCATTGAGTCAGCTTTTCAGGGGAGTAAAGTATTTGAAAATGGTGGTCCTTATCATGACATATATACAAAAGATTCTCTTAATGCAAAACGAGATGAGAGAATAAAAACTTCTGGAAACCTGCAATGTTTTAAGTTTGAAGGAGTCACTTGGGAACTTGAACCAAAAAGCGCTTTTTATGATTGGATATACATTAAAGCGTTGCTCCCTCATATGGAGTATATAAAAGAAAATCTTGCACAATATGATGCTTTTAGCGATATAGAATTTAATCCAAAAAAGTCAATCAATTGTCAGGCAAGGACATGTGCAATTTTAGTTTCTCTAATTAAAATGAACTTATTAAATGATGCAATAAAGTCTCCCGCAGAATTTAATAGAATTGTTTACCGGAATAATGGTAAACAAGCTACTTTTAATTTTGAATAA
- a CDS encoding DarT ssDNA thymidine ADP-ribosyltransferase family protein — MNIQATLQNYGIKSIWHFTDLSNLESIKKHGVLSLRNIIHNRIDVACYGANELSHNLDISKGLDQFVHLSFIKEHPMQHVKTQNGDIPNPVWLKIDASVLFRNRSIFSDRIANKTGAKIYGDINDLSKYIDLDVLWSRTDWRDPQIQQRRKNAKYGEIMIQDKIDIKDIVGVYRG; from the coding sequence ATGAACATTCAAGCAACTCTACAAAATTATGGCATTAAATCAATTTGGCACTTTACAGATTTAAGTAATTTGGAATCGATTAAAAAGCATGGTGTTTTATCACTTCGTAATATTATACATAATAGGATAGATGTTGCTTGTTATGGTGCGAATGAATTGAGTCATAATTTAGATATATCCAAAGGCTTAGATCAATTTGTACATCTTAGTTTTATTAAAGAACACCCTATGCAGCATGTAAAAACTCAAAACGGAGATATTCCAAATCCTGTTTGGTTGAAAATTGATGCCAGTGTATTGTTTAGAAACAGAAGTATCTTTTCAGATAGAATTGCAAATAAAACTGGAGCAAAGATTTATGGCGATATTAATGATCTTTCCAAATATATTGATTTAGATGTTTTATGGAGTAGAACTGACTGGAGAGATCCTCAAATCCAACAAAGAAGAAAAAATGCGAAATATGGAGAGATTATGATTCAAGATAAAATTGACATAAAAGATATAGTAGGAGTTTATCGTGGCTAA
- a CDS encoding penicillin-binding transpeptidase domain-containing protein — protein sequence MQKNIFVLLLLLASIISARENVTVTKVIPLTLDASLQKQLQSLTQSMKKRFQAKAVAVAVMDSKTGKILSLADSNSDVVKDFPKNRIANLTYEPGFVLAPVVFSLALEKKLITPDDLINGHQGRYQVKGRTITDHHPFDWLSAANVVIYSSNIGIVQIAQKLPAQDYHDGLVKFGFTQHSVDGLSVENGGFIPDSKRLKYEIYKATTSYGYGVKVNLLQLLQAYNVFNNDGILIKPRIVASSAAQKPQKVIDTKTANAVKKILIETVEKGTGKNAKAQGLEIGGKTGTAHVAKNGRYIKEYNCSFVGFVNGNKKSYTIAVLVQEPQTSQYASETAAVAFKDVLNILVQEILI from the coding sequence ATGCAAAAAAATATATTCGTTCTACTTTTACTCTTGGCTTCTATTATTAGCGCAAGAGAGAATGTAACTGTTACAAAAGTGATACCACTCACACTTGATGCCTCACTGCAAAAACAACTACAATCTCTCACACAATCTATGAAAAAGAGATTTCAGGCAAAGGCTGTTGCAGTAGCTGTTATGGATTCAAAAACAGGAAAGATTCTTAGTCTGGCTGATTCTAACAGTGATGTAGTGAAAGATTTTCCAAAAAATCGCATAGCAAATCTCACATATGAACCTGGGTTTGTTCTGGCACCGGTTGTATTTTCTTTGGCATTAGAGAAAAAACTTATTACTCCAGATGATCTTATTAATGGACATCAGGGGCGTTATCAGGTCAAAGGAAGAACTATAACTGACCATCATCCATTTGATTGGCTGAGTGCTGCAAATGTAGTGATATACTCTTCAAATATAGGTATAGTACAGATAGCACAGAAGTTGCCCGCACAAGATTATCACGACGGGCTTGTAAAGTTTGGTTTTACACAACATTCCGTAGATGGATTGAGTGTTGAAAACGGTGGTTTTATTCCTGATAGTAAGCGTTTGAAATATGAAATCTATAAAGCGACTACCAGTTATGGATATGGAGTAAAAGTTAATCTTCTGCAACTCCTGCAAGCCTACAATGTTTTTAACAATGATGGCATACTCATAAAACCTAGAATAGTTGCCAGTAGCGCAGCACAAAAACCTCAAAAAGTGATAGATACCAAAACTGCCAATGCAGTAAAGAAGATTTTGATAGAGACAGTAGAAAAAGGTACAGGTAAAAATGCAAAGGCGCAAGGCCTAGAGATAGGCGGAAAGACTGGTACTGCTCATGTTGCGAAAAATGGGCGATACATCAAAGAGTACAATTGCTCCTTTGTCGGATTTGTTAATGGAAATAAAAAAAGTTATACAATAGCTGTACTTGTTCAAGAACCTCAAACAAGTCAGTATGCATCTGAGACTGCTGCTGTTGCATTTAAGGATGTTTTGAATATTTTAGTGCAAGAGATATTGATTTAA
- a CDS encoding helix-turn-helix transcriptional regulator: protein MTTNQTARVLELLKRFNSGEKVCIDVLQNDAMWFGKSEKTIRRDLDVIKEYFPESFDLIRGGKGEKGCYKAITKEIFNNFLDQDTLALMVQTFNIAQRNNILESLNIDENDKKIINTKIQKSKECYEFVTKPFETKKQDVKLLREMERAITYKQYITITQQEAKGESSYELKPYKILFINENFYLVGENANEAYPFSIFRVTNITDIVLHKKTFHHNPDIVDFIKTIQTPYPKYTPSFRRHLIEVVVEVSPKKAKYFKMKQFLPSQKIIEQKNDGSILFSFTVTQEMEIEDLVKKWIPHMKVVSPDSLREKIETDVRAYLL from the coding sequence ATGACAACCAATCAAACAGCGAGAGTTTTAGAACTTTTAAAAAGATTTAACAGTGGAGAAAAAGTTTGTATTGATGTTTTACAAAACGATGCAATGTGGTTTGGAAAAAGTGAAAAAACAATCCGTAGAGATCTTGATGTAATCAAAGAGTATTTTCCTGAGAGTTTTGATCTTATTCGCGGTGGCAAGGGTGAAAAGGGATGTTATAAAGCGATAACAAAAGAGATCTTTAACAACTTTTTAGACCAAGACACCTTAGCTTTAATGGTACAGACGTTTAATATTGCACAAAGAAACAATATTTTAGAGAGTTTAAATATAGATGAGAATGATAAGAAAATTATCAATACAAAAATCCAAAAATCAAAAGAGTGTTATGAATTTGTCACAAAACCTTTTGAAACAAAGAAACAGGATGTCAAGCTTCTGCGTGAGATGGAGAGAGCAATCACATACAAGCAATATATTACCATCACACAACAAGAAGCAAAAGGAGAGAGCAGTTATGAGCTCAAACCTTATAAAATTCTCTTTATCAATGAAAACTTTTATCTTGTGGGTGAGAATGCAAATGAAGCTTACCCTTTTAGTATTTTTAGAGTTACAAATATTACAGATATTGTGCTTCATAAAAAAACATTTCATCATAATCCAGATATAGTTGACTTTATAAAAACCATACAAACCCCCTACCCCAAATATACGCCATCTTTTAGAAGACACCTTATAGAGGTAGTGGTAGAAGTAAGCCCAAAGAAAGCAAAATATTTCAAGATGAAACAATTTTTACCTTCTCAAAAGATTATAGAGCAAAAGAATGATGGAAGTATATTGTTCTCATTTACGGTAACACAGGAGATGGAGATAGAAGATCTTGTAAAAAAGTGGATTCCACATATGAAAGTTGTTTCACCTGATTCTTTAAGAGAGAAGATTGAAACTGATGTAAGAGCATATTTGTTATAA
- a CDS encoding DUF6088 family protein — MKLYDKVFYFIAGHGRGWAFSPSDLLEKFTRQEIDSTLSDLTKNKKIRRVARGIYDYPQYSDFLEKELSPDIEQVARAYARKFNWQIEVSGESALNILGLSTQVEGIYIYLSNGPNKTYILNNGTTIKFKKSALKNIGFKYRESSLLVQALKSLGKEHINDEVILKIRKRIDEKLYSKILKDTKNSTGWIYEVIKKALKKEQEHE, encoded by the coding sequence ATGAAGCTCTATGATAAGGTATTTTATTTCATTGCTGGTCATGGTAGGGGGTGGGCATTCTCTCCAAGTGATTTACTTGAAAAATTTACCAGACAAGAGATTGACAGCACTTTATCAGATCTAACTAAAAATAAGAAGATTAGAAGAGTAGCAAGGGGAATCTATGATTATCCTCAATATAGTGATTTTTTAGAAAAAGAGCTTAGCCCAGATATAGAGCAGGTAGCCCGTGCATATGCAAGAAAGTTTAACTGGCAAATAGAAGTTAGTGGTGAAAGTGCATTAAATATTTTGGGACTATCTACACAAGTAGAGGGTATATATATTTATCTTAGCAATGGTCCAAACAAAACCTACATATTAAATAATGGTACAACTATCAAATTTAAAAAATCAGCATTAAAAAATATAGGTTTTAAATATAGAGAGAGTTCACTACTTGTTCAAGCACTTAAAAGTCTTGGCAAAGAACATATTAACGATGAAGTTATTTTGAAAATAAGAAAAAGAATTGATGAAAAACTTTATAGTAAGATTTTAAAAGATACAAAAAACTCTACGGGTTGGATATATGAAGTTATAAAAAAAGCTTTAAAAAAAGAGCAAGAGCATGAATAG
- a CDS encoding nucleotidyl transferase AbiEii/AbiGii toxin family protein has product MNSIAKLSQKERQELFSETAKMMQTTSAIIEKDFWVVWILDKIFSDEKLSKILMFKGGTSLSKVFNLIGRFSEDIDLILDWNIVTNEDPNEQRSKTKQGKYNKEVNEKAKIYIRDELLPIIAELVSPLCSCRIDEDDAFNINVSYPTTFDDKYLRPEILLEIGPLAAWLPYNSFEITSYAAKYFSEHFKKTKTHVNAIVAARTFWEKATILHQEANRSEEKPLPTRYSRHYYDLAIMTKSDVKIEALADMELLEKVIDFKNKFYPASWAKFDEARPNTLKLVPPEYRLGALEKDYKSMEHMIFDKKLTFEEIVKILKQLEIEINNI; this is encoded by the coding sequence ATGAATAGTATCGCAAAATTATCTCAAAAAGAGAGACAGGAACTATTTTCAGAAACTGCAAAAATGATGCAGACAACAAGTGCAATCATTGAGAAAGATTTTTGGGTTGTTTGGATTCTTGATAAAATATTTTCAGATGAAAAGTTAAGTAAAATATTAATGTTTAAAGGTGGTACAAGTCTATCTAAAGTGTTTAATCTTATTGGTAGGTTTTCTGAAGATATAGATTTGATTCTTGATTGGAATATTGTTACCAATGAAGATCCTAATGAACAAAGAAGCAAAACGAAGCAGGGTAAATATAATAAAGAGGTCAATGAAAAAGCAAAAATATACATCAGAGATGAACTTTTACCTATTATTGCTGAACTTGTTTCCCCATTATGTAGCTGTAGAATAGATGAAGATGATGCATTTAATATTAATGTGTCATATCCTACAACTTTTGACGATAAATACTTAAGACCTGAAATATTACTGGAAATAGGTCCTCTAGCTGCATGGTTGCCATATAATAGTTTTGAAATAACATCTTATGCAGCAAAGTACTTTTCAGAGCATTTTAAAAAGACTAAAACTCATGTAAATGCTATTGTGGCTGCTAGAACTTTTTGGGAAAAGGCAACGATATTGCACCAAGAAGCAAATCGAAGTGAGGAAAAACCGTTACCTACAAGATACTCAAGACATTATTATGATTTAGCAATAATGACAAAATCAGATGTTAAAATTGAAGCTTTAGCAGATATGGAACTTTTAGAAAAAGTAATTGATTTCAAAAATAAATTTTATCCTGCTTCTTGGGCAAAATTTGATGAAGCTAGACCTAATACCCTAAAACTAGTACCACCAGAATATCGTTTAGGGGCATTAGAAAAAGATTATAAATCAATGGAGCATATGATTTTCGATAAGAAACTTACATTTGAAGAAATTGTGAAAATTCTAAAACAGCTTGAAATTGAAATAAATAATATTTAA
- a CDS encoding site-specific integrase: MAVDRAQFTKKVETGIKSNNDYTKFYLNFKFNGKSKQKVLDYSKKQWDKRTRISNAKAQLMLEKNKEVNEGINFNENSTLNTVAEIYFKLACEDSAWTKNRQDTYNLYCKNGIGNKKIKLIRQVDIDALRKSMEKQGHSKQTLNGCSPRSIKKVLIQILKPILTYAYENKVISEVPIIKSPKQYRNKKIVQNATQKFTILYKEISNIFHDDPFYRALFLFALYGRRWNEIRTLHWEEIDFEHNSYTILAQYNKLGIDQNYDLPGVIKDALLQVPDEWQGLIFKSPKTQKELYSPKRQLERIKQATGIEKLTMHYFRHILVSAMGEHGIANTILSASLGHTNLDTVNQFYLTVNHKEASKTANIEIEKLF; the protein is encoded by the coding sequence ATGGCTGTTGATAGAGCACAATTTACAAAAAAAGTGGAAACTGGTATAAAATCGAATAATGATTATACTAAATTTTATCTCAATTTTAAGTTCAACGGAAAATCAAAACAAAAAGTTTTAGATTATTCTAAAAAGCAGTGGGATAAAAGAACTAGAATTTCCAATGCAAAAGCTCAACTTATGCTTGAAAAGAATAAAGAAGTAAATGAAGGTATTAATTTTAATGAAAACAGCACACTAAACACAGTCGCTGAAATTTATTTCAAGCTAGCATGTGAAGATTCGGCTTGGACAAAAAATCGACAAGACACTTATAATCTTTATTGTAAAAATGGTATAGGAAATAAAAAAATAAAACTTATCCGCCAAGTTGATATAGATGCATTACGCAAATCAATGGAAAAGCAAGGTCATTCCAAACAGACACTTAATGGATGCAGTCCAAGAAGCATCAAAAAAGTTTTAATTCAAATATTAAAACCAATACTCACATATGCTTATGAAAATAAAGTAATATCAGAAGTTCCAATTATAAAATCACCTAAACAGTATCGAAATAAAAAAATAGTTCAGAATGCAACTCAAAAATTCACAATATTATATAAGGAAATATCTAATATTTTTCATGATGATCCATTTTATAGAGCTCTCTTTTTGTTTGCTTTATATGGACGAAGATGGAATGAGATAAGAACTCTCCACTGGGAAGAAATAGATTTTGAGCATAATTCATATACTATTTTAGCCCAATATAATAAGCTAGGGATAGATCAGAATTATGACTTGCCTGGTGTCATCAAAGATGCTTTATTACAAGTTCCTGATGAATGGCAAGGATTAATTTTCAAGTCGCCAAAGACTCAAAAAGAACTTTATTCTCCAAAAAGACAACTTGAAAGAATAAAACAGGCAACAGGAATAGAAAAATTAACTATGCACTATTTTAGGCATATTCTAGTAAGTGCTATGGGAGAACACGGGATTGCAAATACCATTTTATCAGCATCTTTAGGACATACAAATTTAGATACAGTGAACCAATTCTATTTGACGGTCAATCATAAAGAAGCATCTAAAACTGCTAATATAGAAATAGAAAAATTATTTTAA
- a CDS encoding transposase, with translation MNKDKKKMKNSKYTREFRDSSVQLVMNSNESTAKIAKDLDVNEKTLYNWVREYKKSNNIPITPRGGFTNNSTIKETAEEENKRLRAENKLLKQERDILKKATAPQGHFFQGAYFAKETL, from the coding sequence ATGAATAAGGATAAAAAGAAGATGAAAAACAGTAAATACACCAGAGAATTTCGAGATTCAAGTGTGCAGTTAGTGATGAATTCAAATGAATCAACAGCAAAGATTGCCAAAGATTTGGATGTCAATGAAAAAACACTTTATAATTGGGTCAGAGAATACAAGAAATCCAATAATATTCCCATAACACCACGAGGTGGATTTACAAACAACAGCACTATTAAAGAAACCGCAGAAGAAGAGAATAAACGCCTGCGTGCAGAGAATAAACTTCTCAAACAGGAACGAGACATATTAAAAAAGGCAACCGCACCCCAAGGGCACTTCTTTCAGGGCGCGTATTTCGCCAAAGAAACTCTGTGA
- a CDS encoding IS3 family transposase: MQQIDKKLNELIEIIFMQGRENYGTRRIKDKLVQRYGFVVSRRRIGRIMRELGLVAKTKKRYRINTTNSNHNLPVAPNILNRDFYASYPDEKYVGDITYIPTNRV; this comes from the coding sequence ATGCAACAGATAGATAAAAAACTTAATGAACTCATTGAAATTATCTTTATGCAGGGAAGAGAGAACTACGGTACCCGACGAATTAAAGATAAACTGGTACAAAGGTATGGATTTGTTGTTTCTCGTCGTCGCATAGGGCGTATAATGCGTGAACTGGGGCTTGTTGCAAAGACGAAAAAACGCTATAGAATCAATACAACAAACTCAAATCACAACTTACCTGTTGCACCAAATATTTTAAACAGAGATTTTTATGCTTCATATCCTGATGAGAAATATGTTGGCGATATCACTTATATTCCAACAAATCGAGTTTGA
- a CDS encoding porin family protein, which translates to MKIRNLLCLSGMLLLSTTLFAGEVPEEADASRAHIEAKHHEEGNLYIVAKGLLSLGDNYTEEAKGTEPEAILKGDTGQGFGIDLGYRLGYGFATEFDFSYTHTTVTKSVVGEADVSAGADYYSYGIDLLYGYHVNEEIVLFGKAGWEIEKEKISAFGIDGTNDGFTYAAGMEYGLSSHWALIGEYEGSLIDGPRGDNIFAGVSYTF; encoded by the coding sequence ATGAAAATACGAAATCTTTTATGTCTGAGTGGAATGCTTCTGCTTTCAACAACACTCTTTGCCGGCGAAGTTCCTGAGGAAGCGGATGCTTCTCGCGCACATATTGAGGCAAAACACCATGAAGAAGGAAACCTTTATATCGTTGCCAAAGGACTGTTGAGTTTAGGTGACAATTATACGGAAGAAGCAAAAGGCACAGAACCTGAAGCGATTTTAAAAGGTGACACCGGACAGGGTTTCGGAATTGATTTGGGATATAGACTGGGCTATGGTTTTGCTACAGAATTTGATTTTTCATACACACATACTACGGTTACAAAATCTGTTGTCGGTGAGGCAGATGTAAGTGCGGGAGCAGATTATTACAGTTACGGTATAGATTTGCTGTACGGATATCATGTAAATGAAGAAATTGTTCTTTTTGGAAAAGCAGGATGGGAAATCGAGAAAGAAAAAATCAGTGCTTTTGGTATTGACGGAACCAATGACGGATTTACCTATGCTGCCGGAATGGAATACGGTCTCTCTTCGCATTGGGCACTGATAGGAGAGTATGAAGGCTCTTTAATAGACGGTCCGCGCGGAGATAACATTTTTGCCGGTGTAAGTTATACTTTTTAA
- a CDS encoding tyrosine-type recombinase/integrase: MKRVIPMARKTTPLTDTEISKAKPKAKEYKLFDGGGLYLSISPKGGKWWRLKYLFENKEYRISLGTYPSTPLKEARKQRDELKEKIALGINPSSERKAEKLSLKTKQDEAKNTLSHVADEFFMQIIESVTPKYHKKLRSYYDNHVKAPLGTKPIKEIQRVDILSIVDTMQDKGIFESTKKTINLLERIYKYAIVREYVEHNIVADFDKKIVIKKRAVKHHAFFKDDNMIKILLEAVNNYQGEIVTKYALKIIPYLAVRPIELRSLRWEYINFKDNLITIPADKMKMRKEHLIPMTSTVKKMIQELQEFTSDKPYLFANAVYKDRYMSENTINVALRRMGFSKDEIVSHGFRSMFSTIANEKSPFSRDVIDTQLAHSVGSSVSQAYNRAKYLDERVELMQWWSDYLDEVQR; the protein is encoded by the coding sequence ATGAAAAGAGTTATCCCTATGGCACGAAAAACGACACCTTTAACAGATACAGAAATAAGCAAAGCAAAACCAAAAGCAAAAGAGTACAAGCTTTTTGATGGTGGAGGACTTTATCTCTCTATAAGCCCTAAGGGTGGTAAATGGTGGCGATTAAAATACCTATTTGAAAACAAAGAGTATAGAATATCTTTAGGTACCTATCCAAGCACACCGCTAAAAGAAGCAAGAAAACAAAGAGATGAACTAAAAGAAAAAATAGCTTTAGGGATAAATCCAAGTTCAGAACGAAAAGCAGAAAAGTTATCCCTTAAAACAAAACAAGATGAAGCAAAAAACACTCTTAGTCATGTAGCTGATGAGTTTTTTATGCAAATTATAGAGAGTGTTACACCTAAGTATCATAAGAAGTTGAGAAGTTACTATGATAATCACGTGAAAGCCCCGTTAGGAACAAAACCAATCAAAGAGATACAAAGGGTTGATATTTTATCAATTGTTGATACAATGCAAGATAAGGGTATATTTGAAAGCACAAAAAAAACAATAAATCTTTTAGAGAGAATTTACAAATATGCAATAGTTAGGGAGTATGTAGAGCATAATATTGTTGCCGATTTTGATAAGAAAATAGTTATCAAGAAAAGGGCAGTGAAACATCATGCATTTTTTAAAGATGATAATATGATAAAGATACTGTTAGAAGCTGTAAATAATTATCAAGGCGAGATAGTTACAAAGTATGCTTTAAAAATTATTCCATATTTAGCAGTAAGACCGATAGAGTTGAGATCGTTAAGATGGGAGTATATCAACTTTAAAGATAATCTCATAACAATACCAGCTGATAAAATGAAGATGAGAAAAGAGCACTTAATTCCTATGACTTCAACAGTTAAGAAGATGATACAAGAGCTACAAGAGTTCACAAGTGATAAGCCATATTTATTTGCAAACGCAGTCTATAAAGATAGATACATGAGTGAGAACACGATTAATGTAGCACTTAGACGAATGGGATTTAGTAAAGATGAGATAGTATCTCACGGTTTTAGAAGTATGTTTAGCACTATTGCAAATGAAAAAAGCCCTTTTAGTCGTGATGTAATTGATACGCAATTAGCTCATAGTGTAGGAAGCAGTGTAAGCCAAGCATATAACCGTGCCAAGTATCTTGATGAGAGAGTGGAGCTTATGCAGTGGTGGAGTGATTATCTTGATGAGGTGCAAAGATGA
- a CDS encoding helix-turn-helix transcriptional regulator produces MFGVITMEKRYYRAKEVAVYLGVSITTVWNYAKDGRLTPKKLSNHATVFDIKEVETLFDNVEVA; encoded by the coding sequence GTGTTTGGAGTTATTACAATGGAAAAGCGATATTACAGAGCTAAAGAAGTAGCGGTGTATTTAGGCGTATCAATTACAACAGTATGGAACTATGCAAAAGATGGGAGATTAACTCCTAAGAAGTTATCTAATCACGCAACAGTTTTTGATATTAAAGAAGTAGAAACACTTTTTGATAATGTAGAGGTGGCTTAA